The window ACAGATGGGACCGGACCCTCCCCAGCCGGGGGTcaccggccccgccgcgctctCGCTTCCCCGGAGGCGCGGGCAGGGGGtgggcgggcggcggggcgggagctGGTCCGGTGCCTCTGCCCGCCGGCGCCCCAGCATCGGGACGGACTCGTGTTGGTCCCGGGGATCGGCCGGTGCCGCACGGTGCCAGGCTGAGACGCTCCGGTGGGGCAGCGCGGCTGGACTGGGCActctgagggagctgaggggtgAAGTAAGTGTTGTGACCCGTATCCCGAACCGGGACCAGGACCTGGACCTGGATCAGGACGGGGACCGGGGCCAGAACCATGACCAGGACCATGACAATGACCGGGACGGAttcaggacccccaaacccgCCCAGTCTCTGGTCGTGGCAGCCCGTGCGGAGCCGGTGccggagcagggctggcagctcggctgtgtgccaggagctCCACGCTGGGGTGctgggtgccagcccctgctcgGGGGTCCCGCCGTTCCTCCGCCCGCTCCCACTCCCTGGCATGGACCAGCCTTCCCCGCCATCCGGTTTGGGGTCCGGGGGTTGGCACTGTCCGCGAGGAGCcgtggggggctctgaggggccGTGGGGATCTCGGCTCGGCTCCGCATTAGCGCGGCCGCTGCTTCCCCTGAGCCAAACCTTCATTAGCGTGGCTCCGGCTGCGCCGGGTGGGGCCGCGGGCTGCTCCGCTGGCACCCCAAACTGTCAGCACCTCGGCACCCCAAACTGTCAGCACCTGGGTACCCCAAACTGCAGCACCCCGGCATCCCAAACTGCAACACCCCGGCACCCGAACCCCCGAACTGCCAGCACTTCAACCCTGCCAGCACCCCAGCACCGGACACCCCAAATGTCAGCACCAACAGCACCGGACACCCCAAACTGTCAGTACGCTGGTACCCCAGCAACACCCCAGCACCCCGAAGTGCCCCGGTACCCCAAACTGCCAGGGCAGACACCCGACCCTGCTGGTGCCGCTGcatccctgagccctgccctgccctgccctcgcCGCCGCCGTTCACGCTGTGTCCCCGTCGGgacacccccgtgtcccctcccgaGTCCTCCCagaccccctgagccccccagatCTCCCGCACCTCACGGACCTCCCCAACCCACCCCTTCGAGTCCCCCGCGTGTACCCCGCGCCCCACCCAGACTCCTCGTCCCCTTCGTGCCCACTCGCAGCCTCCAGacccctcaggacccctcaGACCCCCTGAGATCCCCTCAGGCCTCCTCAGGCCCCCTCAGGCCCCGGTCCCCCCGGTTCCCTCCCGTGCCCCCCGCACTCCCGCTGCCCCTCCCGTCCCTCCCGATCCCCCGCGTTGCTCTGCTGCCCTCTGGCGGCGTTCCGCAGCACCACGTGCACGCAGAGCCCTCTCTGATTGGCGGCCGCTGCTGTCCGTTAAAAGCGCGCCCTCTCGCTATTGGCCAGCGTCGGGAACGCCCTCCCCTAAACACGGCGGGTCCGGTGGCGGCGGCTCGCGGCGGGTCCCCTCACGGACGAGGTCGGGGAGTCTCGGCATCCCGGGCCTCTCCCCGTGGGTCGTGGGGAAGGATCAGCACAGGGCCGAGCTTGCGCTGCCCGCAGCGACTCGAGACTCGCGGGGCACGCTAGGAGTTGTAGTCCCGCCGCtcgccgcggccccgccccgaaCACGGAAGTGCGCGAGGCCACAGGCGGAGGCGGCTCTAAGATGGCGTCGCCTCCTCAGGGGGGCCCGATGGCCATCGCCATGCGGCTGCGGAACCAGCTCCAGGCCGTCTACAAGATGGACCCGCTGCGGAACGAGGCGAGCGGCCGTACCGGGAGGGCGGGAGGCACCGGGAGGAGGCGGTGGCGGCGACACCGGGGGCCAGCTCGGGAGAGGACGGGTGGTGCCGCGGTAGCGCCGCTGGGGGGCGCTGTGAGACCGAGGGGCGGTGCGGGAAGGCggggcctggggagggggcgtggccaagagctggcacagggctgggggcgtCCCcggacccccaaaatcacattttctgCTATAATAAGGCAAAACAGGGTGTCCAGCCACCTTCAAATCCCGTTTTCTAGCGTAATAATGGAATACAGTGTGGTCATTCCTGTTTTCTGGCCTGTTAAGACAATACAGGGGAtgcagccccccaaaatccggTGTTTTGCCGTAATAATGGAAGACAGGAGGTACAGCCCTCCCAGGTCCTGTTTTCTGgcataataaaagaaaacaggaggcgtggtcccccaaaatcccattttctggTGCAGTAATGGAAGACAAGGGGCAATCCCtacaaaatcccattttctgaCATATTTTAGCAAGACGAGGGTGTCCAGCCTCTCAGAATCTGTTTCGTGGCATATTAAAGCAGAACAAGAGGTgaaactccccaaaatcccattttttagtATATTAAGGAAATGGCAGGAGAAGCTCCTTGGGCAAAGGGGTTCCAGGTGAAGAATGAGAAGGGTCTCGGGGGTCTCCAGGTGACAGGTGGGGGTGGTCTTGGCATGCTCCAGGTGACAGTGATGTGTCCCCCCAGGAGGAGGTGAAGGTGAAGATGAAGGAGCTGAACGAGCACATCGTGTGTTTCCTGTGCGCCGGGTACTTCATCGACGCCACTACCATCACCGAGTGCCTGCACACCTGTGAGTGTCCCCACCTGCCTGGGGGacctggggtggctgtgggggtGCAGTCCCACCCCTCCTAcacctgtccttgtccccagtctgCAAGAGCTGCATCGTGAAGTACCTGCAGACCAGCAAGTACTGCCCCATGTGCAACACCAAGATCCACGAGACGCAGCCACTGCTCAACCTCAAACTGGACAGGGTCATGCAGGACATCGTTTACAAGCTGGTGCCCGGCCTGCAGCACAGtaaggggacacaggggacactggggggctcaggggacaTGGCCTGCAGCACAGTATGGGGGACATGGTGGTGCTCAGGGGACATGGCCTGCAGTCCAGTACAGGgtcatggggacagggacaggaatggggatggacagggagaaaaaaaggggtGGGGGCTTGGTGcagtggagggagggagggaggacagCCAGGGACTGCCCTCAGGGCCAGCTgggcccaggtgtgtccctgagcCACTTGTCCCCTGCAGGTGAGGAGAAGCGGATCCGGGAGTTCTACCAGTCCCGAGGCCTCGACCGGGTGACACAGCCCAGCGGTGACGGTGGGAcaggggggcacggggggcagcCAGCCATGGTGCTGGGGGGGTGTcgggggcacagggggctgaCGGTGccacctgtgtccccagacACGGTGGGGGGTGACCCCATGGGGCTCCCCTACAGCACCTTTGACCATTCGCGTGCCCACTATTTCCGCTACGACGAGCACGTCTCGCTCTGCCTGGAGAAACTGAGGTGAGGCcgggtggggtggggaggggacacaagggACACTGGGCATGGCCCCAACCCGTGAGACCCTGGACACATGTCCCTTTCTCttcctgccacagctccagcaaggaCAAGAGCAAGGCCATGCTGCAGGTGAGTGGGGatccctgcagaccccagccctgacccccagcTGTCActctggccctggcaggggtgtGTGGGGTCCCTGGAGACCCCCACAACCCGCAACCCTCTCTGCCCCTCACAGCAGAAATACGTGAGGTGCTCGGTGAGGGCACAGATCCGGCACCTGCGGAGGGTCCTGTGCCACCGGCTGggactgtccctgcagcacGTGAGTGGGGGTCCagggggggtcccagcccccagGGGTGTCCTGGCCCACCTGATGCAGCCCCCCTGTGCAGGTGCAGATCCTGTTTGACAACGAGCCCCTCCCCGACCACATGACAAtgaagcagctctggctctcGCGCTGGTTTGGAAAGGTGTGTGTCCATCGTAAGGGATGGTAGCCTCGGATTTTGGGGTTCACCCTGTGGGGAGGTGGGGGGGTCACCTTCTGGGGGTGTTTCGGGGCAGTGTGGGTTGGGGGATTGAGGATCTTTAATGTCAGTGGCTGCAGTGGTGATCTGGGGGTTCCCTGGCCCCTGCATGGGTCAGGCAATAGCGGGTCCCCAAAGGGGTTGGCCGAGTTTGGGGTACAAGCCCAGGAGAGTGCCTGGGACTGGGGTTCCTGTACCAGGGAACTTCTGAGCTGGGGTTCggggtccctgctctgccccaagGGGATcctgggctggggtttggggccatgggctgggatggagggggtCCCTGTCTGGGGggttccctgggctggggtttggggtcatgggctgggatgggggggCCTGTCTGGGGGGGGTGGTCTCTGGGCTGGGGTTTGGAGTCCCTACCCCAGGGGCAGTCCCTGGGTTGGGATCTGGGGTCTTTGCCCCAAGGGGGGTCCTTGGCTGGaatcccccagccctgacccccccTTGCCCCACAGCCTGCGCCCCTCCTGCTGCACTACAGCATCAAGGACAAGAGGAGGTAGGGGCAGGGGGTGGGCACTGCCCCCCCAGTGCAGCCCTTCTCCCGCCCCCCACCCCCATAACTTATACCCCTCTTCGAATTtatttttggaataaaattgTGGAAAAGCCCCCTTGGCTCCCTGCTTTGTCTCGgggggctgctgtgggggtCTCAGGAGGGTCccctcagctccaggagcttGGGGACTGCACTGGGGACTCAGTGACCCCCGGATGGGCTGCACCCATGGGGGCTGAGTcatggggtgctgggggtgcactgtgggcagggggctgtgcAGCCCCCCCGTCCCCATTCCCCCGCCGtaccggggggggggggtctcgcagcccctcagccccgcgCAGCCGTGCGGGGATCCCCACATCGATCCCATCACGGTCCCGATCCTGTCACGGCTGCCTGCCGCGTGTCCGGCCCCCCGCCCCACATAATGAGCCTTAATAAAGCCATCGGCCCTTTGATTGCCGGGGGAAGGGGGGAGCCCCGCGGCCCCCCCGCCTCGCGCCGCCCTAATTAGCCCGGGACAATATTCCGCCATCTGGATCCTCCCGCGGCAGCCACGGGCACAGCTGCGggcggggggtcccgggggcgggggtgtccctggggtggggCCGGGACCCACGGCCGCGGGCGGAACAGGTGCCGGATCGGAGTGATCCCGGTGATCCCGGGAACGCGGCTCCGGAGGGCTCAAAGCCCGCCGGTGCTGACCCCGCTCCGTCCCCCCGGTACGGTGGTGCCGGTGCCGGGCTGTGCCGGGCGGCTGTCGGGATCTCCCCTCCATCCTCGTCCCCCGAGCCGGGTGTCCCATCCTGTGGTGGGCACGGTCCAGGACCCACCGGGATGGATGTGGCACCGGGTGCGCCGTGGCCCGTCCTTCATCCCCGGCCCCGCGCTCGGTCCCCGCGCCGGAACCCCCGCCGGGGGATCCGGTtacggcccggcccggcccagctgTCTGCCGTCGCTCaccgggcggggggcggccgggCTCGCCTGACCAAAGCCCCCGCAAGGACGAAGGGAAACGCGGGGGCTGCGAGGCCATCCGGGCGTGGGAATCGCatctggggctggaggggcgGAATGGGGGTTCCAAATGAGGCTGGAGCGGTGGGGTGCAGGATTGGAGTCCCAACCGGAGAGGGAGGGGCAGGGTTGTGGAATGGGGGTCCCAAATAGGACTGGAGGAGCAGAATGGGGGGCTCAGTAGGGCTGGAGGCTTGGGGTGCAAGGTGGGAGTCCCGAACAGGGACAGAGGGTTTGGGGTACGGGATGGGTGTCCCAAAAAAGGCTGGAGGTGTGGGGGAGCAGGATGGGTGTTCTAAACGGGGCCGCAGGGATTGGGGTGCAAGACTGCGGTCCCAGCCGAGGCTGGAAGCGTGGGGGTGCAGGATGGGGATCCCAAATGGGGTCAGAAGGGTGGGTGGGGGATCCTAAATCAGGTTACAGGGCTGGAGGTGTGGGACAGAGATCCCAACTGGCACCGGTGGGCGGTGGGTGCAATATGGGagtgccagccagggctggaggagtggaggagcaggatggggatCCCAAACAGGGttggagggctgggggtgcaggacAGGGGTCCAAAcgggggctgcctgtgggggaGTGGGCGTGtaggtggatggatggatggatgcacgGATGgcgggggctgtccctgtgtctgtcagcAGCGGCTCTGGCAGCCAGTTACAGACGGCAGAGCAGGAagccccccggagccccccacgcccccccagccctgcaccccctcCCTTATCAGCGCCGGCCCCGGAGGAGCCTAATTCAAACCAACTGCGGGGCTGACGTTGGTAAATGAGCCCCCCGCCCACGGCCTGGCCTCAGCGCCCACGGGGGCTgccccggggaggggggggacATGAGGGCTGGGGGATCCAGCGGGGCAGGGGCAGGTACTGGGGGGATGTTCCCGTACCCCCGAGGTGCGGACAAGCTGAAGGCACTTTGATGTCCCCCCGGCCCGTCATGCTCCGAGGGGGCTAATGGCCCCCGGCTCCAGCCCGGCAGAGAGGGAAACCTGAGCCCCCAGTCCCCTGTCCTTAACCTGGGGGGGCTGTCGGgggtccccagctctgcccgAGAGGATCTGGGCATGGATGGACCCACGTGACCAGGGGGACGGGATCCCTAGGAGTGCTTTGCCTCTGTGGGACCCCCAGGAGTCCCACTGAGGATGGTGACACCCCCAGCCTGGAGCGTCCCAGGGCTCGGATGCGGACTGAGAGGTGAACGGACCCACCCATGATGTCGCAGGGATGTGCCAGGGGCCTGTACGAGCAGTACTGGGGGGGATCTGTGAGAGGGACCCCACAGAGAGACTCATCAAGCCCCCCGccctccacagccctgcagctcctgtgccttgtggggggcactgggggcacagcacagcccggGGAGAGGGGCACAGCATCATCCCTCCTTCCTATGGCATGTCCCCAAGCACTGCCCCCTCCAATTCCATacccccccacccctgcccctcACTGGGCCCCCtccaaagccccccaaaacccaccagcCCCATGGGCTCTCACTCTGGGGGTCCCGCTGACCGCCTGCCCTGAGGATGGGCACAGACAGGGGACCCCGGGCTGCTGAGCCCCCCCGGCTCCACCGTCCCCGCCATGCTCCGGCAGCACCGGCTCAGCGCAGCCGTGACAGAGACAGATGAGCCCCGGCACCCTCACACTCCATCGCCGGGTGAGGGGCCATGCCCGGCCCCCTGGAACGTGTTGGGCACTACCATGTGCTGGGTGGGCACCGTGGGGACACGTGTGACACAGTATTGCCCCACATCCTGAGCTCCCACCCCAGGGCACCCATGGCAGCACAcagccatccatccctgtggtgcccatgccatgccatgccatgccatcccctCCGTGCCCAGCGGCACGGGCACGCGGCTGTCACGACGGGAATGAGCTGTCACGACAGGAATGAGCTGCCACGATGGGAATGAGCCGCCGCCCCAGCGCGGGGACGTTCCCTGTAACGAAGCGCCGGGATGAGGCTGATGAGAAAATCCAAATGCAATTTAATTCCTGTCACTGCCTGAGCGGCTCTAAATGACGCCAGGGGGTTCTGACGGGCCCACGCTGAGCCCCCCCAaccccagcccaccccacaCTGCGCCTTCCTCACCCCCGctgcccccccacccccgggcCCGTGCTTCCTGCCCGCTTCCTGAGGATGTGGGCACCGGCACTGGCACCGGGATGCCCGCCGGCGTGGGAAGTGGGGCACCTTCCTGCGGACAGAGGGGTCACGGCAGGGCCTGGGAAAGTGCCGCCCCCGGGACCCCAACACCCCCCGCAGCCGCCTGGGGGACCCCCGGGACTGCTCGGAGCAGCCGCGATGGTGATGGAGCACTTGTGGCACCAAGCCGTGGCACCCGGCCCTGGCACCGGCATCCCCGAGAGCCTGCAGGCGCAGTCCCGGCTGCTGAGGGGTGCTGACACGGCGAATGTCACCGGCGAAAGGGCTACAGGGCACCAGCAGCCCCCGTTGGAACGGGCGcgaggggcggcggggccgtggGAGCGGGCTCAAGGCACCTCTTCACGTCTCCCGGTTTATTTTGGCCGCCGCAGTTTCCTCCGAGCCTTTGTGTggcggccgcagccccgccgcgccccccgGGCTGCCCGCACGGGCGGGGGATGCGCCGCGGGAGCGCCCACCGGCACGGCCCACCGGGACCGGCGGCGGGGGAGCGCGGGGAGGGGGCGCCGGTGGGTCTGCCACGGGCTCgggtgggactgggatgggacatgggatatgggatatgggatatgggatatgggatgtggcATGGAGTGCACAGGGGATGCAGACATGGGGTACAggtgggcacagagggcaggtGTGGGCGCCCTTGGGGGGTGCCAGCCTGCTCCCAAGATCTGTGGTTTTGGTGCTGCTACCCTGACGTGGATGCTGGTGCTGTGGTGTGGGTGTCACAGCAAGAGTGCCACGtcaccagtgccaccccctgggTGTGGGTCCTGGTGCTGTGGCatggctcccagtgctgtggCGTGGGTCCTGAAGCCACAACCTGTGTCCCAATGCCATGTGGGTGTCAGTGCCATGACATTGATCCCAATGCCACGACGTGGGTGTCAGTGCCACGGTGTGGGTGTCAGTTCGTGCCACAGTGTGGGTGCCAATGCCATGGTATGGGTGTCAGCGCCACGGTGTGCATTCCAGTGCCACCGCAGAGTCCCCAGTGCCCCGTGTGTCCCA is drawn from Haemorhous mexicanus isolate bHaeMex1 chromosome 4, bHaeMex1.pri, whole genome shotgun sequence and contains these coding sequences:
- the PCGF1 gene encoding polycomb group RING finger protein 1 isoform X1, which translates into the protein MASPPQGGPMAIAMRLRNQLQAVYKMDPLRNEEEVKVKMKELNEHIVCFLCAGYFIDATTITECLHTFCKSCIVKYLQTSKYCPMCNTKIHETQPLLNLKLDRVMQDIVYKLVPGLQHSEEKRIREFYQSRGLDRVTQPSGDDTVGGDPMGLPYSTFDHSRAHYFRYDEHVSLCLEKLSSSKDKSKAMLQQKYVRCSVRAQIRHLRRVLCHRLGLSLQHVQILFDNEPLPDHMTMKQLWLSRWFGKPAPLLLHYSIKDKRR
- the PCGF1 gene encoding polycomb group RING finger protein 1 isoform X2, with the protein product MASPPQGGPMAIAMRLRNQLQAVYKMDPLRNEEEVKVKMKELNEHIVCFLCAGYFIDATTITECLHTFCKSCIVKYLQTSKYCPMCNTKIHETQPLLNLKLDRVMQDIVYKLVPGLQHSEEKRIREFYQSRGLDRVTQPSGDDTVGGDPMGLPYSTFDHSRAHYFRYDEHVSLCLEKLSSSKDKSKAMLQKYVRCSVRAQIRHLRRVLCHRLGLSLQHVQILFDNEPLPDHMTMKQLWLSRWFGKPAPLLLHYSIKDKRR